One Phycisphaeraceae bacterium genomic region harbors:
- the lgt gene encoding prolipoprotein diacylglyceryl transferase, which yields MLLLAAWLHNIDPYAVMLWRDGPIRWYGLSYILGFAIAYAVIRRVTKVGISTLKPEQVGDLIVTLALGVVLGGRLGYCVFYGPSLFTQFDDTFPYWGVFKLNQGGMASHGGMIGGIVACFYFGWRHKQPVPFLLDLFAFGAPLGLFFGRIANFINGELFGRLCDPAFPLAVKFPQEMNEWGTPAIPWTDAMGEHLQRAVDLLPKPIHGWRSSGQQIDAVISAIQEGNQQVARIIEPVLTARHPSQLYEAVLEGLVVFAVLVFLWRKPRRPLVIGGWFAISYGIVRIIGEQFRTPDAQIINQEFQTWGVTRGQLLSVLLLLAGVVIVAFFGSRKTEKMGSWRRQRLEH from the coding sequence ATGCTCCTGCTCGCGGCGTGGCTGCACAACATCGATCCGTATGCCGTCATGCTCTGGCGCGACGGCCCGATCCGCTGGTACGGACTCTCCTACATTCTGGGTTTCGCCATTGCGTACGCCGTGATCCGCCGCGTCACGAAGGTCGGCATCTCCACGCTCAAACCGGAGCAGGTCGGCGACCTGATCGTCACCTTGGCGCTGGGCGTCGTCCTCGGCGGGCGGCTGGGATATTGCGTGTTTTACGGCCCGTCGCTGTTCACGCAGTTCGATGACACGTTCCCTTACTGGGGCGTGTTCAAGCTCAATCAGGGCGGCATGGCCAGCCACGGCGGAATGATCGGCGGAATCGTCGCCTGCTTTTATTTCGGATGGCGTCACAAGCAACCCGTGCCGTTCCTCCTCGACCTTTTCGCCTTCGGCGCGCCGCTGGGACTTTTCTTCGGCCGCATCGCCAACTTCATCAACGGCGAGTTGTTCGGTCGTCTGTGCGATCCGGCGTTTCCGCTGGCGGTGAAGTTTCCGCAGGAAATGAACGAGTGGGGCACGCCGGCGATCCCCTGGACCGACGCGATGGGCGAGCACCTCCAGCGCGCGGTGGACCTGCTGCCTAAACCGATCCACGGCTGGCGTTCGAGCGGACAGCAGATCGATGCGGTCATCAGCGCGATTCAGGAAGGCAACCAGCAGGTCGCGCGGATCATCGAGCCGGTGCTCACCGCACGCCATCCGTCGCAGCTTTACGAAGCGGTGCTCGAAGGGCTGGTCGTGTTTGCGGTGCTGGTGTTTCTGTGGCGCAAGCCGCGTCGGCCTCTGGTGATCGGCGGATGGTTTGCGATCAGCTACGGCATCGTGCGCATCATCGGTGAGCAGTTCCGCACGCCCGATGCACAGATCATCAATCAGGAATTCCAGACCTGGGGTGTCACCCGCGGCCAACTGCTGAGCGTCCTGCTCCTGCTGGCGGGCGTCGTGATCGTGGCGTTCTTCGGCTCACGAAAGACGGAAAAAATGGGGTCGTGGCGCCGTCAACGTCTTGAACATTGA
- a CDS encoding YlbF family regulator produces MATTEEILASARELGKLIAQHPAAKKFEETIRKLQSDVEAQRVLNDYNRHLQKLGEKEQAGQPIEVADKQQLEKLQTGVIRNPTLRDFQIVQMDYLDLMRRVDEALTPGGAAAAPEPVVGSPLVNPDIGRKLN; encoded by the coding sequence ATGGCAACCACCGAAGAAATCCTGGCGTCCGCACGCGAACTGGGCAAACTCATCGCGCAGCATCCCGCTGCCAAAAAGTTTGAGGAAACTATCCGCAAACTCCAATCCGATGTCGAGGCCCAGCGCGTCCTCAACGATTACAACCGCCACCTCCAGAAGCTCGGCGAAAAAGAGCAGGCCGGCCAGCCCATCGAAGTCGCCGACAAGCAGCAGCTCGAAAAGCTTCAGACCGGCGTGATCCGCAATCCCACGCTCCGCGATTTCCAGATCGTGCAGATGGATTACCTCGACCTGATGCGCCGCGTTGATGAAGCGCTGACACCCGGCGGCGCAGCGGCGGCACCCGAACCGGTCGTCGGCTCGCCGCTGGTCAATCCTGACATCGGTCGAAAACTCAATTGA